The Deefgea tanakiae DNA segment TTACAGAACGCTCCTCTACCATATGCCATAAATGGTCATATCCGCGTCTTCGGTTATCAATTTGAGCCCCGTTACATCTTCCGCGCAGGACGACTCGACCAGTGAGCTATTACGCTTTCTTTAAATGATGGCTGCTTCTAAGCCAACATCCTGGCTGTCTGTGCCTTCCCACCTCGTTTTCCACTTAATTGATCATTTGGGACCTTAGACGGCGGTCTGGGTTGTTTCCCTCTTGACCCAGGACGTTAGCACCCCAGGTCTGTCTCCCATGCTCGCACTTGACGGTATTCAGAGTTTGCCATGGTTTGGTAAGTCGCGATGACCCCCTAGCCATAACAGTGCTTTACCCCCGTCAGTGATACATGAGGCACTACCTAAATAGTTTTCGAGGAGAACCAGCTATTTCCAAGTTTGTTTAGCCTTTCACCCCTATCCACAGCTCATCCCCTAACTTTGCAACGTTAGTGGGTTCGGACCTCCAGTGCGTGTTACCGCACCTTCATCCTGGCCATGGATAGATCACTTGGTTTCGGGTCTACGCCCAGCAACTATGCGCCCTATTCGGACTCGGTTTCCCTACGCCTCCCCTATTCGGTTAAGCTTGCTACTGAACGTAAGTCGCTGACCCATTATACAAAAGGTACGCAGTCACCCCATTTTTCAAGGGCTCCCACTGTTTGTATGCATCCGGTTTCAGGTTCTATTTCACTCCCCTCCCGGGGTTCTTTTCGCCTTTCCCTCACGGTACTGGTTCACTATCGGTCGATGATGAGTATTTAGCCTTGGAGGATGGTCCCCCCATCTTCAAACAGGATTTCTCGTGTCCCGCCCTACTTCTCGTACGCTTAGTACCACAATTGACTTTTCATATACGGGACTATCACCCACTATGGTTGGACTTTCCATTCCATTCTATTAAGTCTACTGCTATCACGTACAGGCTCTTCCCATTTCGCTCGCCACTACTTTGGGAATCTCGGTTGATTTCTTTTCCTCCGGTTACTTAGATGTTTCAGTTCACCGGGTTCGCTCTACTAGACCTATGTATTCAGTCTAGAGTGACCCAAAAGGGCCGGGTTTCCCCATTCGGAAATCGTGGGATCAAAGCACTTTGCCAGCTCCCCCACGCTTATCGCAGGCTATCACGTCCTTCGTCGCCTATCATCGCCAAGGCATCCACCAGATGCACTTATTCGCTTGATCCTATAACCTCAAACACGTAAACGTATTTCAAGTTACTGAAATCGTATTTGCGACTTGCAAGTGAGTTCTCATTTCACTTGCGGTTCAATCAAACTGGCATGAGACCAATTCAACTGAACAGATACAATCAACCCAATATATTTACTTTGAAATCAAATTTATCCATCACTGCAAGCAGTAATCTCTAAATCTAATTCCACAACAATGTTTATTGGAATTAATTACTTCTTCTATTTTGTTAAAGATCGATATTTCAATTCACTTTCGTGAATCATTCTAATTTTAGAAACCAGAATAAAATACACTGCACAATACATCGTGCAATCCATAGAATTCTATTTTCTACTAGGTAGTTCCAGACCAAACTAATGGTGGAGGCTAACGGACTCGAACCGTTCACCCCCTGCTTGCAAAGCAGGTGCTCTACCAGATGAGCTAAGCCCCCAACTAAGGTGGTGGGTCAGATAGGAATCGAACCTATGACCCCCGCGTTATCAACACGGTGCTCTAACCAACTGAGCTACTGACCCATATCGTTGTCATCTCAATTCAGATTATTCATCTCAATCAATCCGACATTCTTCAAATCTACAGCCGATGAGTGTGAGTACTTAATTTGTTCGTCTTTCTCTTGAAAGGAGGTGATCCAGCCGCAGGTTCCCCTACGGCTACCTTGTTACGACTTCACCCCAGTCATGAATCCCACCGTGGTAAGCGGCCTCCTTGCGGTTAGCCTACCTACTTCTGGTGAAACCCACTCCCATGGTGTGACGGGCGGTGTGTACAAGGCCCGGGAACGTATTCACCGCGACATGCTGATCCGCGATTACTAGCGATTCCGACTTCATGCACTCGAGTTGCAGAGTGCAATCCGGACTACGATCGGTTTTGTGAGATTGGCACCCCCTCGCGGGTTAGCGACCCTCTGTACCGACCATTGTATGACGTGTGAAGCCCTGGTCATAAGGGCCATGAGGACTTGACGTCATCCCCACCTTCCTCCGGTTTGTCACCGGCAGTCCCATTAAAGTGCTCAACTAAATGTTAGCAACTAATGGCAAGGGTTGCGCTCGTTGCGGGACTTAACCCAACATCTCACGACACGAGCTGACGACAGCCATGCAGCACCTGTGTTACGGTTCCCGAAGGCACTCCTCTATCTCTAAAGGATTCCGTACATGTCAAGACCAGGTAAGGTTTTTCGCGTTGCATCGAATTAATCCACATCATCCACCGCTTGTGCGGGCCCCCGTCAATTCCTTTGAGTTTTAGTCTTGCGACCGTACTCCCCAGGCGGTCTACTTCACGCGTTAGCTGCGTTACTAAGCTCCGAAAAGCCCAACAACTAGTAGACATCGTTTAGGGCGTGGACTACCAGGGTATCTAATCCTGTTTGCTCCCCACGCTTTCGTCCATGAGTGTCAGTATTAGGCCAGGGGGTTGCCTTCGCCATCGGTGTTCCTCCACATCTCTACGCATTTCACTGCTACACGTGGAATTCCACCCCCCTCTCCCATACTCTAGCGAGACAGTCATAAACGCAATTCCTAGGTTGAGCCCAGGGATTTCACGTCTATCTTATCAAGCCACCTGCGGACGCTTTACGCCCAGTAATTCCGATTAACGCTTGGACCCTACGTATTACCGCGGCTGCTGGCACGTAGTTAGCCGGTCCTTATTCTTCGGGTACTGTCATCCCCAGTAGTTATTAGCCACTAGGATTTCCTCCCCGACAAAAGCGCTTTACAACCCGAAGGCCTTCTTCACGCACGCGGCATTGCTGGATCAGGCTTTCGCCCATTGTCCAAGATTCCCCACTGCTGCCTCCCGTAGGAGTCTGGACCGTGTCTCAGTTCCAGTGTGGCGGATCGTCCTCTAAGACCCGCTACTGATCGTTGCCTTGGTAGGCCTTTACCCTACCAACTAGCTAATCAGCCATCGGCTGCTCCAATAACGTGAGGCCTTGCGGTCCCCCACTTTCCCCCTCAGGGCGTATGCGGTATTAGCACTCCTTTCGAAGCGTTATCCCCCATTACTGGGTACATTCCGATGTATTACTCACCCGTTCGCCACTCGTCAGCGGTGCAAGCACCCTGTTACCGTTCGACTTGCATGTGTAAAGCATGCCGCCAGCGTTCAATCTGAGCCAGGATCAAACTCTTTCGTTTAATCTCTGTGCTAATTTTGTACTACTTGGCTTGCGCTCAAAACTTAAAGCGCCTCGATGTAAACATCGAGTTATTTCTCATTTGTGAATGCAAGCACTTGTTTGACTTGCAAATCAAGCACTCACACTCATCGGCTGTATTTTGTTAAAGATCAGTGGCTTAGACACCGAAACTTGCTTTAGAACCGCTTGTTTCGTTTGCTGTGTCAGCAGCAGAGAGGCCGAACTATACCCACCCCATCCAAACACGTCAACACCTATCGGCAAAGAAAATCCAAGCAAGGCGATAAGTCGTTGATTTACATAGAAACCAATTTGAAACAAAAATGCAGCACTCGCTAGAAACAAACAAGGGCGCTAACGCGCCCTTGGATCAAAACAATACAAACCACTCCAATATTTGCTCTTTATGGCTGAAAATCGGGTAGTTGGCGTTGCAAATGTTCTTCTTTCACATGTTCAACTTCACGCAATACGCCACGCACATCTACTTTTCGATGATCTTGCTTCACTTTACCCGTCAGTGGAGCATCAGGAGATAAGAGACCGCCTTCGTACAATTTCCAAATCTCTTTGCCATATTGCGAGCCATTCAGCTCTGGCGCGAATTGACCAAAATACTCAGCTAAATTATCAACGTCGCGCTCTAACATTGCAGCAGCTTGATTATTGCCTGCCGCATCAACGGCCTGTGGCAAATCGATAATCACCGGACCATGCTCATCGACCAGAATATTGTATTCAGACAAATCACCATGAATCACACCAGCACAAAGCATTAAAACCACTTGCTTGAGTAATGCAGCATGATATTCAAGCGCCAACTCGGCGCTCATTTCAACGTCGTTCAAACGAGGGGCTGCGTTACCATTGGCATCCGTCACCAACTCCATCAACAACACGCCTTCGAAGCAAATGTATGGTGTTGGCACACGCACACCTGCAGCAGCAAGGCGATAGAGATTATCTACCTCAGCGTTTTGCCATTCTTCCTCTTGCATCTGCTTGCCGTAGCGCGAGCCTTTTTCCATTGCGCGCGCTTGGCGGCTATTTTTTACTTTACGCCCCTCTTGGTAAGCGGCGTTTTTCTTAAAGCTACGATGGTTTGCATCTTTATAGACTTTGGCACAGCGAACTTCATCACCACAGCGAACAACATAAACCGTCGCCTCTTTACCACTCATTAATTGACGCAACACTTCGTCAACTAATCCATCCACCACCAATGGCTCTAATCTTTTTGGCGTTTTCATTACGGGTTTATCAGTCCTTTTTTATGCAGTGCCGTGCGGCTTGCGTTATACATCAATTGTCTAGCACTTTCATTTCTATCGAACGCACTATACGCGGGTCATCGTGATTTAACCAAAACAAGCACATTAGACTTAATCGCAGATGAAACACTCACAACTGCCACTCGGGCCATGAGCAACATCAAATCCCAGTAAAGTGGCGGGTTTTCCCGCATGGACAAAGGTTCTACTAAATATGAATAGTATGACAATATAAAGAACATAATATTTAAGGGACTAGTATGAGCAGCAATCGTGACGGATTCACTTCAACCTTTGGCGTTTTAGTCGCCACCCTCGGCTCAGCCGTGGGCCTGGGCAATATCTGGAAATTTCCCTACATGACTGGCACCAATGGCGGCGCTAGTTTCTTGATTGTATATATACTGGCCACCCTGCTAGTTGCTTTGCCAGTCATGATCACCGAAATCATGCTGGGCCGTGCCTCACGCGCCAATGCGGTGACCGCTTTTGAAAAGCTCGCCCCAAAATCACAAAAATTTTGGCCTGTGATTGGCTACATGGGGCTGATTTCAGCAGTCCTTATCCTCGCGTTTTATACCGGAGTAGCAGGCTGGATTTTTGCTTATATCTTTAAATCCATCAGCGGCAGCATCAATAACACCGACCCTGCCAGCGCCAACGCCGCCTTTGGTGCCCTAGTCTCCAACCCGCTGCAAGCATTATTCTGGCAGTGGCTGGTCTTAGCCTGGGCAGGTGCAATCATTATGCTCGGCGTTGCCAAAGGAATTGAAGCGGCCACTAAAAAATTGATGCCGATTTTATTCTTGCTGCTCATTTTGCTTTGCATTCGTAGCCTAACGCTCCCAGGCGCAATGGAGGGCGTGAAGTTTTTATTCTCACCAGACTTTAGCAAAATCAGCGCCACGGTCATCTTGACCGCAGTGGGACTGGCCTTCTTTAAACTCTCAGTCGGCATGGGAACCATGTTGACCTACGGTAGCTACTTCCGGAATGAACAAAATATTCCGCTCACCGCAACACGAGTGATGCTAGCGGACTTATCTGTTTCGCTATTGGCAGGTCTTGCGATTTTCCCTGCCGTATTTTCATTCGGATTTGAGCCTGCAGCTGGCCCATCACTGGTCTTTATGACGATTCCGGCGGTATTTGCCAGCATGCCATTCGGTCAATTCTTTATGGCGTTATTTTTTGTTTTGGCTGCGATTGCTGCGACCGGCGCCATTTTGTCAATCCTTGAAGTGCCAGTCGCCATGTTGTCGGAACGTTTTAGCTTTAGCCGCAAACAAGCCACCGTTATTAGCATTGGCGTGATTGGCTTGTGCGGCATTCCTGCCACGCTATCGATGTCGGTCACTGCGGATTGGAAATTATTTGGTCTAAATCCGTTTGATTTGTTTGATTACATCAGCTCAAACATCTTATTGCCACTGGGCGGGATATTAATTTGTCTATTTGTGGGTTGGGTTTATGGCTTGCCACAACTACAAAAACAACTCAGCAATGACGGGACACTCAATAACGGCTGGGTTATTAAAGCAGTGTTTATGCTCGTACGTTATATCACGCCGGCTTTGATCTTGGTGATTATGCTGAAAGGATTAGGGCTGTTTTAAAAATTTAGGGATGTATTGCCTGCTTGTCATTATCAATCAATACCTAGCAGGCAATACACCCGTTAACTAACAGTAATGATTCAGCGCTCATTGACACCCATGCGCTGAATCAACATCAAATCACCAAATACACCCCATTAAGCAGGCTTACGAAGACCGTTTAACGCCACTTGCAGCATATGCGTGATGATCGACTCGTTATCCATCTTGCTAAACTTCTGCAAATACTCGACCGCAGGGTCGCACGTACGCGAATAGTAGCTAAACAAAACCACATCACTCGGCAATTCAGGATTGAGATCGCCACTTTTTTGAGCAGCCAGCACCAGCTTTTCGATTTGACCGTTTAACTTCAACACACGTGTGATGTATTTCAAGTTACGCATCAACATTTCACGCACATGGGTGCTAGTTGAAGGTAGAAACGGCATCCCGCCTTCTAAGCGCACTCGCAGCGCCCACTCCAGCAAGGCGATGAGCTTTTCAATCGGCTTCAAGTCATTATCCAACTGCGCCAGAAAATCAATCGCACCATCAATCAAACGAATCAAGGCCTCGCCGACTAAATCTTCTTTCGATTTGAAATGCTTATATAGACTAGGCTTAGAGATGCCAACCGCATTGGCGACATCATCCATCGTCATCAGGTCATAGCCTTTTGAGCCCAAAATACTGGTCGTCGCATCCAAAATCGCATTTTCACGCAAGCGAAAGGCCTGATCTTTGAAGCTTAATTTGCTAAAAATACTCATCGGTAAATTTCCGCTACTAATTAGTAGATATTATTTTGAATTGGTAGTAATCTTAGCACTGAAGTAGAAAAACATAAACATCCCTTTATGATGAACGGCAGGAAAAATGATGAATTCAGCTCGACAACGTATCGCAGTGATTGGCTCTGGCATCTCTGGCTTGGCCAGCGCGTATTTTTTGAGTCGCAGTCACGACGTCGTGCTGTTTGAAGCGGGGCGATACTTGGGCGGTCACACCAATACGGTCGACATCAGCATTGAAGGCAAAACGCATCCGGTCGACACGGGTTTCTTAGTATTTAACGAAGCGACCTACCCTAATCTGATCGCGCTTTTTTCCGAGTTGGGCGTGAATACGTATGGCACGGATATGTCGTTTGGCGTGTCGCTTGATGACGGCGACCTTGAATGGGCCGGCACTAACCTGAACACCGTTTTTGCCCAACGTTGCCGCTTGCTGTCACCTTCATTTATCGGCATGTTGCGCGACATCATGCGCTTTAATGCCGCCGCCAATGAAAACCTTGATGAGTGCTTAAAAAACAAAGCGACCTTGGGCCAACTGCTGGTGAGTGGCAATTATGGCGACACCTTCCGCGATGCTTATTTATTACCGATGGCCGCAGCGATTTGGTCTAGCTCACCGAACGACATCTTGGATTTTCCAGCTTCAACCTTTTTGCGCTTTTGCCTGAATCACGCTTTATTACAAGTGAATGACCGCCCGCAATGGCAAACGGTCCAAGGTGGCGCACGTGAATACGTGAAGAAAATAGCGGCGACACTTAACGATGTACGTTTGCAATCGCCGGTATTCCGCGTTGAGCGCATTTCAACAGGTGTCATTGTGACAACTGAAATTGGCGCCGAGCAGTTCGACGCGGTCGTTTTTGCCACGCATGCACCCGACACGCTCGCTATGCTCAGCGACGCGAGCGAAGCTGAAACCGCCCTACTCTCTGCTGTACGCTATCAAGCCAATACGGCAATACTGCATACCGATCAAGCCCAACTACCCAAACTAAAAAAAGTCTGGTCCGCGTGGAATTATCTAGGCGGGGCAAATGTGGATGGACAACGCCCCGTTTGCGTGAGTTATTTACTCAATCAATTGCAAAACCTGCCGTTTCAAACGCCCGTGGTCGTCACACTCAATCCATTTACACCGCCAGCCGCAGATAAAGTATTGGCGCAATTTGAATATCAACATCCGGTATTTGATCACGCTGCCATCGCGGCTCAAGCGCAATTGCCTACCATTCAAGGGAAAAATCGTACTTGGTTTGCAGGCGCTTGGACAGGTTACGGTTTTCATGAAGATGGTTTGAAATCGGCACTGCGCATCGTGTCGGATTTTGGCCTCGCGCCGACATGGACGCGCTTGTTATGAACGAGTCAGCCATGAAACAGTCCACCATGAACGCCGCCGCGCAAATTATTCGTGGGCAAGTGATGCACGAGCGTTTGCGACCAGCCAACAACCGCTTTGTGTATCCGGTTTTTTGCTTGCGACTCAATTTAGCTCGACTTGCTGATATTAAAGTAATAGGCTTTGGCATCAATTGTTTACGGCCAGTCTCAATTTATACCGCCGATTACGGCCCCAAAGACGGCAGCAATCTTGAGCAATGGATGCGCGATTTGCTGGTGCAATACGACATCGATGCCGACGGCGAAATCTGGCTGCATACCTTCCCACGCGTTTTGGGCTTTGTGTTTAATCCAGTGAGTTTTTGGTATTGCTACGATCGCCAAGGCGGGCTGCGTGCGGTACTGGCTGAAGTCAACAACACCTTTGGCGAAACTCACCAGTATTTAATCTCAAGTCATGACCAGCAATGTATAGACAGCAATACCCGAATTGAATGCATCAAGATGATGCATGTATCCCCTTTCTGTGAAGTGCAAGGCCATTATGAATTTGGCTTTCGCGATACCGCGCAAACGGCGTGGGTTGGCATTGATTATTTTGATAATGACGGTTTACTCATCAAAACCTCAGTGGGCGGCAAACGACTTCCACTCAATCAATCCAATTTATGGAGTGCCCTACTCGCGCAACCACTACTGACCATTGGCGTTTTTGCTCGAATTCACTGGCAAGCCTTTCATTTGTGGCGCAAAAAAGTACCCTTTTTTAGTAAGCCTCAGCCTCCCGCAACCATGCTGAGCACATCAAGTACACCTACTACCATCCAATCTATTGCGCAAAAACAGGAGCTGGCATCATGAACCAAACTCAAGTTATTCAAAGCCTTTCGCGCAGCGCCCCCACTGCGGCCAAACTCTTTTTGAATCTACTCGGTCGTTTGCAACATGGGCATTTGCAGTTGATTACGCCAGAAGGCACGCATTTAATGTTCGGCAACTTGCACCAACCACCATCGGCAACTTTGCAAGTGCACGATTGGCGCGCTTGCGGCCGCATTTTACGTGCGGGCGATATTGGCTTTGCCGAAAGCTATGAAGCCGGTTGGATTGATAGCCCCGACCTCACGGCCGTTTTGGCGCTTGCGCTGCGCAACGAAGCCGTACTCGACAAGATGGTGTTTGGCGGCAAGCTGGCCACATTGTGGTATCGGATTAAACACTGGTTGCGCCCAAACACACGCGAAGGCAGCCGCCGCAATATTCATGCGCATTACGATATTGGCAATGACTTTTATCAGCGCTGGCTCGACCCAAGCTGGACATATTCGAGTGCGATTTTCCACGGCGACTACGCGCAATCACTGCAAAGCGCACAAATTGCCAAATACCAACGCATTATCGACGTGCTTGGCCTGCGCGCTGGCAGCCGCGTACTTGAAATCGGTTGCGGCTGGGGCGGCTTTGCCGAACATGCGGCGCGACTCGGTATTCATGTGCACGGCGTAACGATTTCTCCGGCGCAATTGGCCATTGCCCAAGAACGCATCGCCCAACAAGACTTGGGCGAACTCGCGAAACTCGAAATCTGTGATTACCGCGACTTGCAAGGCGAGTACGACGCGATTGTGTCGATTGAAATGTTCGAAGCGGTGGGCGAGCGATTCTGGCCAGAATATTTCAAAACGGTCGCTGCACGCCTCAAATCAGGCGGCAAAGCTTTAATCCAAACCATCACCATTGCCGAATCAGCGTTTGAACGCTATCGCAGCAGTACCGACTTTATTCAGCAATATATTTTTCCCGGCGGCATGTTGCCTAGTCCTGAACGGTTTAATGAAAAGGCCAGTCAAGCGGGTTTACGCACCACTGATCAATATCATTTCGGTGGCGACTACGCTGAAACGCTAAGACGCTGGCGCGCCGATTGGGAAAGTGAAAAAGCCGCGATTAGTGCGCAAGGCTTTGATGAAAAATTCATGCGCATTTGGCGACTGTATTTTGTCTACTGCGAAGCGGGATTTGATGGAGGGAAAACCGATGTCGTGCAATTCTTGCTCCACAAAGACTAAAACCATGCTTAGCGCATGTATTGCTCTATTGACATTATTAGCTTTAGCCTGCATCGCTATACCTGCACAGGCCGCGATCTGGCGTGAACATATTCCACAAGCGCAAGCGATAGGAAGCGGCGATTTGCGCTGGTTTGGTCTGCGGATTTATACCGCGAAATTGTGGAGCGAAACAAAGCCATTTGATATGAATGCCCCATTTGCTTTGGAGCTAACTTATCACCGCAATATCAGCCGCGAGCAATTTGTTGAAACCAGTTTGGACGAAATTACGCGGCTCTTTGGCACGCGATACAGCGCAGAAACCCTCAAGCGTTGGGAAGCCGAAATGCAGCGCGCTTTTACCGATGTAAAGTCTGGCGATCAGCTCATCGGCGTGTTTATCCCAAACCAAGGCAGCCGCTTTTATAGCCGGAATAAATTACTGGCCGATATCCGCGACCCCGAGTTTGCCAAAGCTTTTTTTGCCATTTGGTTTGATGCGCGCAGTAAAGATACCGATTTGCGTGCGCAATTATTAGGCAACAAGCCATGAAAACCACCAGCCCTCTTGCCTACGCTAGCTACGGCCTACTCGGCCTGCCACTGGCAATGGCGGCGCTGCCCGTCTATGTGCAAATCCCCGCTTATTACAGTGGGCAACTGGGTTTAGCGCTGGGGCTGACGGGCTGGGTGTTATTTTTGGCGCGCATGGTTGATACCTTTCAAGATCCACTGCTGGGTCGCTGGATTGATCGAATCAATGGCAATATCACGGCGTGGTTTTGGAGTGGCGCAGCGATTTTAGCCTTGGCGTTTTTCGGCTTGTGGTTACCGCCGGTATCGAGTGGCGATACGATGTATCTTGCGCTATGGCTTGCTGCCATGTTAATTGCAGCTTATACCGCACACAGCATGCTTAATATTGCCTATTTAACTTGGGGAGCACGGATTGATGCCGGTTCTGGAAGTCATGATCAAGGATTGCTGGGCGCGGCCGCGTGGCGCGAAGGCGCGGGGCTATTCGGCGTCATTTTAGCCAGCGTCATCCCAAGCTGGATCATGAGCCGCCCAGCCGCAACACTAAGTGGCGACTTAGCCAGCTACAGCATCGGCTTTGCACTCATTTTAGTGTTGGCTGTGTTTGTATTGCTCAAATTTGCCCCTGCTTGGCAGCGCAACAAGAACACCGAAACAACGCCTAGTTGGCAAGCCACTTGGACTTTGATGAAAGCCCATCAAGGCTTTCGCCAGCTATTACCACCCTACTTCTTAAATGCGATTTCAGTCGCAATTCCATCGACCTTGGCGCTGTTTTTCATCAACGATAGGTTGCAAGCACCGAGCTACGCGGGCGCATTTTTGGCCAGCTATTTTATCGCCGCCGCAATCGGCTTGCCGCTGTGGGTGATGGCGGCAAAAAAAATCGGCGTTTTGTGTGCATGGCGCTGGGGAATGGTGCTGGCGATTATCGCTTTTTGCAGCGCGGCAACCTTGGGCGCGGGTGACATCATTGCTTATTTGATCGTGTGCATAGCGGCAGGACTCGCGCTGGGCGCAGACTTGGCTTTGCCCCCCGTGCTATTAGCGCAACTCATCCGCAAGGACAGTTCACCCGCCAGTTATTTTGGCGTTTGGACGCTACTGGGCAAATTAGCACTGGCGCTGTCTGGCTTGGCACTGCCCGCCTTAGCAGCGCTCGATTATCAACCGGGAACTCCAGCAGGACCGGCGCTGGCGTGGGTTTACGCTGGCGTACCTTGCGCCTTTAAATTAGTGGCCTTTTTGCTGCTCACACGTATCAAAACCACCCAAGCAGGAGTTTCATCATGAAAAAATCAATCATCGCCGCCTTGTGTGGCCTGCTGACTGCCTGCGCGTCGCCCGATGTGGCGCAATATCAAAAAGCCGAGCCCAAGCTGGATTTAGTGCATTATTTTGTCGGCAAAACCGATGCATGGGGCATGTTTCAAAAACGCAGCGGCGAAGTCGTCAAGCGATTCCATGTCGAAATCACTGGCACACACAACAACGGCAAACTCGTGCTCGACGAACAATTTAAGTACGACGATGGTACTACCCAGCAACGAATCTGGACGCTAACGCAAGCCGCAGATGGTAGTTGGCGCGGCACGGCCGATGATGTTAAAGGCGAAGCCATTGGAAAAGTGGCGGGCAATGCACTGAACTGGCGCTACACAATGTTTTTGCCCGTAGATGGAAAAACTTATGAAGTGCAGTTTGACGATTGGATGTTCCTGATTGACGATAAATCCATGCTTAATCGCGCTAGCATGCAGAAGTTTGGCTTTGAGCTTGGTCAAGTCACCTTATTCTTTAAGAAGAGAGACTAGCCATGTTTGCCCCACTGAATCGCCCTATTGAACACTGGGCTGGGCAACGCGTCTGGCTCATTGGCGCGTCCAGCGGCATCGGTGCAGCGCTCGCGAAACATGCTTTGGCTGCGGGAGCCAGTGTGATTTTGTCAGCGCGTCGCCAACCCCAATTAGCGCTTGTTGCGCAGCAACACCCCAAAGCGATGGTGCTGCCATTTGATGTACTCGATACTGCCGCTTGGCAAAGTAGTTATACCGAAATCGTTTCGCGGATGGGTGGGATTGATTTAGTCGTGTTTTGCGCTGCCGATTACCGCCCCGAACGCACTTGGGAAGTCAACCCAAGCACCGCAGCACAAACCCTGCAAATCAATTTGGGCAGTGTTTACACTGGGCTTGCTACCATTTTGCCCGACCTGATTGCACGCGGGAGTGGCGGAATTGGCCTGATTGCGAGTGTAGCGGGCTATATGGGCTTGCCCAACGCCAGCGTGTATGGCCCCAGCAAGGCCGCGATGATCAATTTGGCGGAGATTTTGTATGGTGACTTGCACCCCAAAGGATTGAATGTGTATTTAATCAATCCTGGCTTTGTGAAAACACATCTAACAGCTAAAAATGAATTCACCATGCCCGCGTTGCAAACACCAGAGCAGGCAGCTAGTGCGATTTGGCAGGGCATTAGCGCTGGTAAATTTGAAATTCATTTCCCGCGCCGATTTACGCAAATGCTAAAATTTTTACAACTTTTACCTTACCGCTGCCGCTTTGCGCTGCTGTCCAAATTTGTGAAAACACCATGACCACACTACTACCTCTGCTGAACTGGTACAGCACACTCACACCGCATACGATTCAATATGCCAAGCAGTTTTATACACCCACGGCGCGCTTTAAAGATCCATTTAATGATGTGACGGGCATCCCCGCTATTGAAAGCATTTTTAAACATATGTTCGCCACCACCGAAAACCCGCGCTTTGTGATTGGTGAGCAAATCGTGCAGCATCAGCAAGCGTTTGTGACTTGGACTTTTGAATTTAGCCTGAATGGCAAGCCATACCAAATCGTTGGGGGCTCGCACTTGGTGTTTAATGAGGCAGGCTTGGTCACGCTGCACCGTGATTATTG contains these protein-coding regions:
- a CDS encoding DUF1365 domain-containing protein; the protein is MKQSTMNAAAQIIRGQVMHERLRPANNRFVYPVFCLRLNLARLADIKVIGFGINCLRPVSIYTADYGPKDGSNLEQWMRDLLVQYDIDADGEIWLHTFPRVLGFVFNPVSFWYCYDRQGGLRAVLAEVNNTFGETHQYLISSHDQQCIDSNTRIECIKMMHVSPFCEVQGHYEFGFRDTAQTAWVGIDYFDNDGLLIKTSVGGKRLPLNQSNLWSALLAQPLLTIGVFARIHWQAFHLWRKKVPFFSKPQPPATMLSTSSTPTTIQSIAQKQELAS
- a CDS encoding NAD(P)/FAD-dependent oxidoreductase — protein: MMNSARQRIAVIGSGISGLASAYFLSRSHDVVLFEAGRYLGGHTNTVDISIEGKTHPVDTGFLVFNEATYPNLIALFSELGVNTYGTDMSFGVSLDDGDLEWAGTNLNTVFAQRCRLLSPSFIGMLRDIMRFNAAANENLDECLKNKATLGQLLVSGNYGDTFRDAYLLPMAAAIWSSSPNDILDFPASTFLRFCLNHALLQVNDRPQWQTVQGGAREYVKKIAATLNDVRLQSPVFRVERISTGVIVTTEIGAEQFDAVVFATHAPDTLAMLSDASEAETALLSAVRYQANTAILHTDQAQLPKLKKVWSAWNYLGGANVDGQRPVCVSYLLNQLQNLPFQTPVVVTLNPFTPPAADKVLAQFEYQHPVFDHAAIAAQAQLPTIQGKNRTWFAGAWTGYGFHEDGLKSALRIVSDFGLAPTWTRLL
- a CDS encoding sodium-dependent transporter; amino-acid sequence: MSSNRDGFTSTFGVLVATLGSAVGLGNIWKFPYMTGTNGGASFLIVYILATLLVALPVMITEIMLGRASRANAVTAFEKLAPKSQKFWPVIGYMGLISAVLILAFYTGVAGWIFAYIFKSISGSINNTDPASANAAFGALVSNPLQALFWQWLVLAWAGAIIMLGVAKGIEAATKKLMPILFLLLILLCIRSLTLPGAMEGVKFLFSPDFSKISATVILTAVGLAFFKLSVGMGTMLTYGSYFRNEQNIPLTATRVMLADLSVSLLAGLAIFPAVFSFGFEPAAGPSLVFMTIPAVFASMPFGQFFMALFFVLAAIAATGAILSILEVPVAMLSERFSFSRKQATVISIGVIGLCGIPATLSMSVTADWKLFGLNPFDLFDYISSNILLPLGGILICLFVGWVYGLPQLQKQLSNDGTLNNGWVIKAVFMLVRYITPALILVIMLKGLGLF
- a CDS encoding TetR/AcrR family transcriptional regulator; the protein is MSIFSKLSFKDQAFRLRENAILDATTSILGSKGYDLMTMDDVANAVGISKPSLYKHFKSKEDLVGEALIRLIDGAIDFLAQLDNDLKPIEKLIALLEWALRVRLEGGMPFLPSTSTHVREMLMRNLKYITRVLKLNGQIEKLVLAAQKSGDLNPELPSDVVLFSYYSRTCDPAVEYLQKFSKMDNESIITHMLQVALNGLRKPA
- a CDS encoding PA4780 family RIO1-like protein kinase, producing the protein MKTPKRLEPLVVDGLVDEVLRQLMSGKEATVYVVRCGDEVRCAKVYKDANHRSFKKNAAYQEGRKVKNSRQARAMEKGSRYGKQMQEEEWQNAEVDNLYRLAAAGVRVPTPYICFEGVLLMELVTDANGNAAPRLNDVEMSAELALEYHAALLKQVVLMLCAGVIHGDLSEYNILVDEHGPVIIDLPQAVDAAGNNQAAAMLERDVDNLAEYFGQFAPELNGSQYGKEIWKLYEGGLLSPDAPLTGKVKQDHRKVDVRGVLREVEHVKEEHLQRQLPDFQP